The proteins below come from a single Lates calcarifer isolate ASB-BC8 linkage group LG11, TLL_Latcal_v3, whole genome shotgun sequence genomic window:
- the thoc6 gene encoding THO complex subunit 6 homolog, translating into MGPVELLHMSVFSQSFSPCGRFLAAGNNYGEIALFSLSAALSPDATGLSQKPVLTFTAHEGPVFSLLSTDCHLLSAGNGEVSAWSWTELIKKNVKPLWTKRPNYKSSLEIPEINSMTINSRDNSLIVGGGDNNLHVLDLEHGVFKAVLQGHSDYVHCVTMREREAEILSGGEDGAVRMWDSRTAQSVHCIDVYKYESCARPQFGKWISCLTTDSDWMLCGGGPSLSLWHLRSLSPTSTFPLSGCQRQAAFYQDMILAVGEGPFVSHCLLGGDVKAQIPCSPQSLNTLQLNTNSTEHRVLTVGGSSAHIDVFTNLSYRAFSLSF; encoded by the exons ATGGGTCCTGTAGAG ctgctccacatGTCAGTTTTCTCTCAGAGTTTTTCTCCCTGCGGTCGATTCCTGGCAGCTGGAAACAACTATGGAGAGATCGCTCTGTTCAG cctgtctgcagctctgagtCCAGATGCCACAGGACTGAGTCAGAAACCGGTTCTGACCTTCACCG CTCACGAAGGTCcggtcttctctctgctgtcgaCGGACTGTCACCTCCTGAGCGCAGGGAACGGGGAGGTCAGCGCCTGGAGCTGGACCGAACTCATCAAGAAG AACGTCAAACCTCTGTGGACCAAAAGACCGAACTACAA gtCGAGTCTGGAGATTCCAGAGATCAACTCCATGACCATCAACAGCAGA gaCAACAGTCTGATCGTCGGTGGAGGAGACAACAACCTGCACGTCCTGGACCTGGAACATGGAGTGTTCAAG GCGGTCCTGCAGGGTCACTCAGACTACGTCCACTGTGTGACcatgagggagagggaggcgGAGATCCTGTCAGGGGGGGAGGACGGAGCTGTGAGGATGTGGG ACAGCCGCACGGCGCAGAGCGTTCACTGCATCGACGTCTACAAGTACGAG agctGTGCTCGGCCTCAGTTCGGTAAATGGATCAGCTGTTTGACCACAGACTCCGACTGGatg CTGTGTGGTGGAGgtccgtctctgtctctgtggcatCTCCGCTCTCTGTCTCCGACCTCCACCTTCCCTCTGAGCGGCTGCCAGAGACAGGCCGCCTTCTACCAGGACATG atCCTGGCGGTGGGCGAGGGTCCGTTCGTGTCCCACTGTCTGCTGGGAGGAGACGTCAAAGCTCAGATCCCCTGTTCTCCACAGAGCCTCAACACGCTGCAGCTCAACACCAACAGCACCGAGCACCGG gttcTGACGGTCGGAGGCAGCAGCGCTCACATCGACGTCTTCACCAACCTGTCGTACAGAGCCTTCTCCCTCAGCTTCTGA
- the LOC108891016 gene encoding LOW QUALITY PROTEIN: zinc finger protein 646-like (The sequence of the model RefSeq protein was modified relative to this genomic sequence to represent the inferred CDS: deleted 2 bases in 2 codons), translating into MAMHDMSRAKGFPCKECDMVCPSTPSLLEHMKAHYQQEETGRFECEQCGRVYKHAASLANHKKSHEVGSFQCPVCTRTLPNAVALKNHLRIHTLSPSSAHTEEESEEVAEEAGHDERDYGLAQDLSDGFGRSHLNNSGMGHSVLQSHETDDHGKKSSPESDDAWDRPFKCDQCDRTYRHHGSLVNHKKCHQQGTFKCSVCFKQFSNLAALNSHERTHSKFKTPGASMVSSSSSSSSLHDSERSSGTQSSQSDETASCFCHLCQVALPNKADFQEHILLHNTASPSLGLPRSFPGIMPHNLSAVRSPAYTPALGDPLPLPPLPSDKRGPYDPIMGPPVNNPIYTCAYCGAGHPDLETLKVHYLTHDPHPASHGQDSSILNSDTLSSGSQGSVSSPSGGRVPQANSPDDGERRFKCGECGKSYRHAGSLVNHKRCHQTGHYQCTICCKQYPHLAALHSHLRSHKGRPSNQPINNDSNDWLSPEPLTLDSQQSYVQEGSGATTPISLPGNLGDAAHFVPDGGHSSGLDSLEFHDRFDGSSLSQSNSAHRQADRHVCADCGEMYGDVSGIKSHMCPRHGQQQQQPQPQQGNMSNGFMGNMNYHSSSGTSLPAGSSSSLKEGGSQRQYSQSGGKRMGSNDKDEEDDGEVYQCSVCGNHYASLRALRSHLRSHANNPTGPGPSNLEQDWRMICSTCGQSFSRKQDLLNHQLVHGPQRPDGQQQGIGGSSANGNDKMDGRNHICVDCGMFFADRHHLITHLCPGKNRASSLNKQGLNGAKGMSGGDGVSGGVAGGSRDVGGDGRRPMVDQSDKPHKCDQCGRGYRHPCSLLNHKKSHKTGVFRCLVCQKRYYNLLALKNHQRTHFDLKRHKCEECGKAFKIQKQLINHLRLHEEHRAKGLVRTGPNGSRFQQPGPSQMQTMRGETSKGQVMGVKYSHQGFKKPYSSAGTSRPQKFDPAESGRRPFACEECGKTYRHAGSLANHKNLHKIGEYHCNVCNSTYPNRLAMKNHLRLHFAQKKHNCQECGKGFRTQRQLATHTTAGLCKGPQGPGTQMDFECDGCCEGFATADELAAHDCPAQHLPSSSSTNSSTNISMERSSVDLDSDERPYACDLCSCAYKHASSLLNHKHTHKTGNFRCNFCDKPYTNYMALRNHMRIHTQRKKHICHTCGKAFRLARFLRNHQKVHEEGATPFGCPTCGKSFQGRSGLARHRCGDNQVGMEVRRKATAPTGEGEECRYTCDQCGRSYRHASSLLNHKNTHTVGIYHCAVCLKTYSNLLALKNHRRIHSETRRHRCHDCGKAFRVSSQLYNHRRVHQKQRELTCRSCQRAFPTQASFRLHMEITHGQAPQPRQPRTQQPRPGGSQELGWGSGLDLTLMQEQGLDPSSMAKARSRGSNSEVIKSHVCDQCGRSYRHASSLLNHKNSHKTGTYFCNSCQKEFPNLMSLKNHRRIHTEPKRYQCPDCGKSFRVSTQLICHRRIHTKEKPFSCQQCDKRFSSKSNLRHHMKVHWSSSTAPPPMAMGAPNFLDLSPVSSPSSSSTKSFVCGQCGRSYRHASSLLNHKNSHKTGTYFCNSCQKEFPNLMSLKNHRRIHTEPKRYQCPDCGKSFRVSTALVCHRRIHTKEKPFSCQQCDKRFSFTVQPEAPHEGALERSITIQRDVVCLPCRPLQTFLDLTVALMTSS; encoded by the exons ATGGCAATGCATGATATGAGTCGTGCCAAGGGTTTCCCCTGTAAAGAGTGTGATATGGTTTGCCCGAGTACTCCAAGTCTTCTAGAACATATGAAAGCACATTATCAGCAAGAAGAGACCGGACGTTTTGAGTGTGAACAGTGTGGCCGAGTTTACAAGCACGCTGCTAGTCTAGCTAATCATAAAAAGTCTCATGAAGTTGGTTCATTCCAGTGTCCTGTTTGTACCCGTACCCTCCCCAACGCGGTCGCTTTGAAGAACCACCTTCGTATCCATACTTTGTCCCCTAGTAGTgcacacacagaagaagagagcgAAGAAGTAGCTGAAGAAGCAGGCCACGACGAGAGAGACTACGGTCTCGCCCAGGACCTCTCCGACGGGTTTGGGCGCTCTCATTTGAATAACAGTGGTATGGGACATAGTGTCCTACAAAGCCACGAGACAGACGACCACGGAAAAAAAAGCTCCCCTGAATCTGACGACGCTTGGGACAGACCATTCAAGTGTGATCAGTGTGACAGAACCTACCGGCATCACGGTAGTCTGGTGAACCACAAAAAGTGTCACCAACAAGGAACTTTTaagtgctctgtgtgtttcaaaCAATTTAGCAACCTGGCTGCCTTAAACAGCCACGAGAGAACTCACTCGAAGTTCAAGACCCCCGGTGCATCCAtggtgagcagcagcagtagcagcagcagcctccatgACTCGGAGCGCAGCAGTGGCACTCAGTCGTCCCAGAGCGACGAGACAGCCTCTTGTTTCTGCCACCTGTGCCAGGTAGCA CTGCCGAACAAGGCGGACTTCCAGGAGCACATCCTGCTGCACAACACGGCCTCACCTTCCCTTGGACTGCCACGCAGTTTCCCAGGCATCATGCCTCACAATCTGAGTGCAGTTAGATCGCCAGCTTACACCCCAGCCCTGGGGGATCCTCTGCCCCTGCCACCTCTGCCCAGTGACAAAAGAGGTCCCTATGACCCCATAATGGGCCCTCCAGTCAACAATCCCATCTACACATGTGCATACTGTGGAGCAGGACACCCAGATCTGGAGACCCTTAAAGTCCACTATCTAACCCACGATCCTCACCCTGCTTCCCATGGCCAGGACAGCTCCATCCTCAACTCAGATACACTAAGTTCTGGATCACAGGGCTCGGTGTCATCTCCCTCTGGAGGTCGTGTTCCCCAGGCCAATTCTCCAGATGATGGAGAGCGGCGCTTTAAGTGTGGAGAGTGTGGGAAAAGTTACCGGCATGCAGGAAGTCTGGTCAACCACAAACGCTGCCATCAGACAGGCCACTACCAGTGCACCATCTGCTGTAAGCAGTACCCTCACCTGGCAGCGCTACACAGCCACCTACGTAGCCACAAAGGACGTCCCTCCAATCAGCCTATTAATAACGACAGCAATGACTGGCTATCTCCAGAGCCACTAACTCTGGACTCCCAGCAGAGCTACGTCCAGGAAGGCAGTGGTGCCACCACTCCAATCTCACTGCCAGGGAATCTTGGTGATGCTGCCCACTTTGTTCCAGATGGTGGCCACAGCAGCGGATTGGACTCTCTTGAGTTCCATGATCGCTTTGACGGCAGCTCACTCTCTCAGAGCAACTCTGCTCACCGTCAGGCTGATAGACATGTGTGTGCTGATTGTGGTGAGATGTATGGAGATGTATCCGGCATCAAATCACACATGTGTCCTCGTCATggccagcagcaacagcagccacaACCGCAGCAGGGCAACATGTCCAATGGTTTTATGGGGAACATGAACTACCACAGCTCCAGTGGAACCTCACTCCCTGCTGGCAGCTCCAGCAGCCTGAAAGAAGGCGGCAGCCAACGACAGTACTCTCAGAGTGGAGGCAAAAGAATGGGGAGCAATGACAAAGATGAGGAGGACGATGGAGAAGTGTATCAGTGCTCGGTGTGCGGCAACCACTACGCCAGCCTCAGAGCTCTCAGGAGCCACCTGCGTAGCCATGCCAATAACCCAACAGGACCAGGACCTTCCAACTTGGAGCAGGATTGGAGAATGATCTGCTCCACCTGTGGCCAGAGCTTCTCCAGGAAGCAGGACCTCCTGAATCATCAGTTAGTCCATGGCCCCCAAAGGCCAGATGGCCAGCAACAGGGTATTGGAGGCAGCTCAGCAAATGGAAATGACAAGATGGATGGACGCAACCACATTTGTGTTGACTGTGGCATGTTTTTCGCTGACCGCCACCACCTCATCACCCACCTGTGCCCTGGCAAGAATCGGGCCAGCTCGCTAAACAAGCAGGGCCTGAATGGAGCCAAAGGGATGTCCGGAGGAGATGGTGTCAGTGGTGGGGTTGCCGGAGGGAGCCGTGATGTTGGTGGCGATGGTCGTAGGCCTATGGTTGACCAAAGCGACAAGCCCCATAAGTGCGACCAATGTGGACGAGGATACAGACACCCCTGCTCGCTCCTTAACCACAAGAAGTCCCATAAGACTGGTGTATTTCGCTGTTTGGTGTGCCAGAAACGCTACTACAATCTGCTGGCTCTCAAGAATCACCAAAGGACCCACTTTGACCTGAAGAG GCACAAGTGTGAGGAATGTGGCAAGGCCTTCAAGATCCAAAAGCAGCTGATCAACCACCTCCGTCTCCACGAGGAGCATCGCGCCAAAGGTCTTGTTCGGACTGGCCCAAACGGTTCACGCTTCCAGCAACCCGGCCCATCTCAAATGCAGACTATGAGGGGAGAGACATCAAAGGGCCAGGTAATGGGTGTCAAATATAGTCATCAAGGGTTCAAAAAGCCCTACTCTTCAGCCGGAACTTCCAGGCCTCAGAAGTTTGACCCAGCTGAAAGCGGACGACGGCCTTTTGCCTGTGAAGAATGTGGAAAGACATACCGACATGCAGGCAGCCTAGCCAATCACAAGAACCTTCACAAAATTGGGGAGTACCACTGCAATGTTTGCAACTCTACATACCCCAATAGGCTGGCAATGAAAAACCACCTACGTCTCCAC TTTGCCCAGAAGAAGCACAACTGCCAAGAGTGCGGCAAGGGTTTCCGCACTCAGAGGCAGCTAGCTACCCACACTACAGCTGGCCTGTGCAAAGGCCCTCAAGGTCCTGGGACCCAGATGGATTTTGAGTGCGATGGCTGCTGTGAAGGCTTTGCCACAGCTGATGAGCTTGCAGCCCATGACTGCCCAGCCCAGCATCTGCCTTCGTCCTCCTCCACCAACAGCTCTACCAACATCAGCATGGAGAGAAGCTCTGTGGATCTGGACTCTGATGAGAGACCCTACGCCTGTGACCTGTGCAGCTGCGCCTACAAACATGCGAGCTCCTTGCTGAaccacaagcacacacacaagacaggCAACTTCCGGTGCAACTTCTGTGACAAGCCCTATACCAACTACATGGCGCTGCGCAACCACATGCGCATCCACACGCAGCGGAAGAAGCACATCTGCCACACATGTGGGAAAGCCTTCCGATTGGCAAGGTTCCTCCGCAACCACCAGAAGGTCCACGAGGAGGGTGCTACCCCCTTCGGCTGCCCCACCTGTGGGAAGAGTTTCCAGGGGAGATCCGGTCTGGCCAGGCACCGCTGCGGGGACAACCAGGTAGGCATGGAGGTCAGGAGGAAGGCCACTGCACCCACGGGAGAGGGCGAAGAGTGTCGGTACAC ATGTGATCAATGTGGCCGCTCCTACCGCCATGCCAGCTCCCTCCTCAACCACAAGAACACCCACACTGTCGGCATCTACCACTGCGCCGTGTGCCTCAAGACCTACTCCAACCTGCTTGCCCTGAAGAACCACCGTCGTATCCACTCTGAGACGCGACGTCACCGCTGCCACGACTGCGGCAAGGCTTTCCGCGTTTCCTCCCAGCTCTACAACCACCGGCGAGTCCATCAGAAGCAGCGGGAGCTGACCTGCCGGTCCTGCCAACGAGCCTTCCCTACACAGGCCAGCTTCAGGCTCCACATGGAGATCACCCATGGCCAGGCACCACAGCCCCGCCAGCCCAGAACCCAGCAGCCCCGACCAGGGGGCTCCCAGGAGCTGGGCTGGGGGTCGGGCCTGGACCTCACCTTGATGCAAGAGCAAGGACTCGACCCCAGCAGCATGGCCAAAGCCCGCAGCCGTGGGAGCAACAGTGAGGTCATCAAGTCCCACGTCTGCGACCAGTGTGGCCGGTCTTACCGCCACGCCAGCTCCCTGCTCAACCACAAGAACAGTCATAAGACCGGGACCTACTTCTGCAACTCTTGCCAGAAGGAGTTCCCCAACCTGATGTCCCTCAAGAACCACCGGCGGATCCACACCGAGCCCAAACGCTACCAGTGCCCAGACTGTGGCAAGTCCTTCCGCGTTTCCACGCAGCTCATCTGCCACCGCCGCATCCACACCAAGGAGAAGCCGTTCTCCTGCCAGCAGTGCGACAAACGCTTCTCCTCCAAGTCCAACCTGAGGCACCACATGAAGGTGCACTGGAGCAGCTCGACGGCGCCCCCTCCCATGGCCATGGGTGCGCCCAACTTCCTGG atCTGAGTCCGGTGAGttctcccagcagcagcagcaccaagaGCTTTGTCTGCGGTCAGTGCGGTCGGTCTTACCGCCACGCCAGCTCCCTGCTCAACCACAAGAACAGTCACAAGACCGGGACCTACTTTTGCAACTCCTGCCAGAAGGAGTTCCCCAACCTGATGTCCCTCAAGAACCACCGGCGGATCCACACCGAGCCCAAACGCTACCAGTGCCCTGACTGTGGCAAGTCTTTCCGGGTTTCCACGGCACTCGTCTGCCACCGGCGCATCCACACCAAGGAGAAGCCGTTCTCCTGCCAGCAGTGCGACAAACGCTTCTCGTTCACGGTCCAACCTGAGGCACCACATGAAGGTGCACTGGAGAGGTCCATCACTATCCAGAGGGACGTCGTCTGCCTTCCTTGCCGTCCCCTCCAGACCTTTCTAGACCTCACTGTTGCCCTCATGACTTCGTCTTAG